A single region of the Mechercharimyces sp. CAU 1602 genome encodes:
- a CDS encoding DUF309 domain-containing protein, whose protein sequence is MSKRYPSLYIDFFQCYHDGEYWEAHEVLEELWQTERANDFYHGLIQIAAICHQLERGKVRGARKLATSACGYLEAYRPFHQEVDVEGVIDWLQLCLERLPHSVGMIDPAEVKKMNLGIASLPRATDL, encoded by the coding sequence ATGAGTAAACGATATCCTTCATTATATATAGATTTTTTTCAGTGCTATCACGATGGAGAGTATTGGGAAGCACACGAAGTGCTAGAAGAATTATGGCAAACAGAGCGGGCAAATGATTTTTATCACGGGCTGATTCAGATTGCGGCGATTTGTCATCAGCTAGAGCGAGGAAAAGTGCGTGGTGCCCGCAAGTTAGCAACAAGTGCGTGTGGTTACCTGGAGGCGTATCGCCCATTTCATCAAGAGGTTGATGTAGAGGGTGTAATCGATTGGCTTCAGCTATGTTTAGAGCGGTTGCCACACTCGGTAGGAATGATTGATCCAGCTGAGGTAAAGAAAATGAATCTAGGAATTGCTTCGTTGCCGCGCGCAACTGATTTGTAA
- a CDS encoding FAD-binding oxidoreductase — protein sequence MSSLDGMIVIGPNGIGYNKVRKMFNARFDKFPSLEILPRNDDEAIRAVDFAVKNRMRLRVKSRGRSYEGFDAADGQLMISKVLMKGVKVDSVRKIAQVEAGEVMGDVNKALAKFDRFIPPSALATSMSGNICGGFSYLTRKYGLTIDSLAGVDMVVANNANQLPVLVHANATTNPELFWATQGGGLNVPGFITRLHYRLHPLVNVSTFLLKWTLNSSTNFNKLGQVLGVYQFWGSEVTRDLTSSFAITNTDARAIGMFVGSKEKLRRILQPLLDTQPDIVEIEPPTSIQNAFDRIITQDIWYQTMTMKDQLFFKNTGVFISRVFSSSEIEAIVEQFTVAPSGSFLMLNALGGAVGDRTTAESVYGHRNAKYAIEISNSWEQPVSNRAERIAWVNNLRRSIERTRVKEAYSGWVDLLLEDPDEQYYPTTLERLRRVNEKFDPLDLFGQPQTVQDC from the coding sequence ATGAGTTCATTAGATGGGATGATTGTCATTGGTCCGAATGGAATTGGCTATAATAAGGTTCGGAAAATGTTCAACGCGCGCTTCGATAAATTCCCTAGTCTAGAAATTTTGCCTAGAAATGACGATGAAGCTATCAGGGCTGTAGACTTTGCGGTCAAAAATAGGATGCGACTCAGAGTGAAATCGAGGGGAAGAAGTTATGAAGGCTTTGATGCTGCAGATGGCCAGCTGATGATTTCAAAGGTGTTGATGAAAGGAGTGAAAGTCGACTCGGTTAGGAAAATAGCACAAGTAGAGGCTGGAGAGGTTATGGGCGATGTGAACAAAGCTTTGGCTAAATTTGATCGATTTATCCCACCATCGGCGTTAGCTACAAGTATGTCAGGAAATATATGTGGCGGTTTCTCTTATCTTACACGGAAATATGGCTTAACCATTGATAGCCTAGCAGGAGTCGATATGGTTGTTGCGAATAATGCGAATCAACTTCCTGTTCTGGTGCATGCAAATGCGACGACCAACCCAGAACTATTTTGGGCAACACAAGGTGGGGGATTAAATGTACCAGGGTTTATTACCCGTTTACATTATCGGTTACATCCGTTGGTGAATGTAAGTACTTTCCTTTTAAAATGGACCCTCAATTCATCAACTAATTTTAACAAACTTGGGCAAGTACTAGGGGTTTATCAATTTTGGGGATCTGAAGTAACCCGTGATCTCACGTCATCGTTTGCGATTACAAATACGGATGCAAGGGCAATCGGAATGTTTGTCGGTTCTAAAGAGAAGCTGAGGAGGATTCTACAACCACTACTCGATACGCAACCAGATATTGTAGAGATTGAACCGCCAACATCGATTCAAAACGCTTTTGATCGAATTATCACACAAGATATTTGGTATCAAACGATGACAATGAAAGACCAACTATTCTTTAAGAATACAGGAGTGTTTATCAGTCGTGTATTTAGTAGCAGTGAAATAGAGGCGATTGTGGAACAATTTACGGTAGCTCCATCGGGATCTTTTCTCATGCTCAATGCGTTAGGTGGTGCAGTGGGAGATCGAACAACTGCAGAAAGTGTCTATGGACATCGAAATGCTAAATATGCAATAGAAATCTCAAATAGCTGGGAGCAACCTGTATCTAATCGGGCTGAGCGGATTGCGTGGGTGAATAATTTACGTCGTAGCATCGAACGGACCAGAGTAAAAGAAGCTTATTCTGGGTGGGTGGATCTGTTGTTAGAAGATCCAGATGAACAGTACTACCCTACTACATTGGAACGATTACGCAGAGTTAATGAAAAATTTGATCCGCTTGATCTATTTGGTCAACCGCAAACGGTACAGGATTGTTAA